Proteins encoded in a region of the Pseudomonas viciae genome:
- a CDS encoding RNA methyltransferase — MANKRYSCIGLFNPKSPENVGSVMRAAGCYGVASVFYTGKRYERAADFVTDTKKVHYDIPLIGIDDLKKILPLGCVPVAVELVEGARPLPEYTHPDRALYIFGPEDGSLDKDIRDWCEDVVYIPTTGCMNLAATVNVVLYDRMAKGNNTRSGPQFR, encoded by the coding sequence GTGGCCAACAAACGCTATAGCTGCATCGGTCTGTTCAACCCCAAGTCACCGGAAAACGTCGGTTCGGTCATGCGTGCCGCCGGCTGCTACGGCGTGGCGTCGGTGTTCTACACCGGCAAGCGCTATGAGCGCGCCGCCGACTTCGTCACCGACACCAAGAAAGTCCACTACGACATTCCGCTGATCGGCATCGACGACCTGAAGAAAATCCTGCCCCTGGGCTGTGTGCCGGTGGCCGTGGAACTGGTGGAAGGCGCTCGTCCCTTGCCCGAATACACGCACCCGGACCGGGCGTTGTACATCTTCGGCCCTGAGGACGGCTCGCTGGATAAAGACATTCGCGATTGGTGCGAAGACGTGGTGTACATCCCCACTACCGGCTGCATGAACCTGGCCGCCACGGTCAACGTCGTGCTGTACGACCGCATGGCCAAAGGCAACAACACCCGTTCGGGCCCGCAATTCCGCTGA
- a CDS encoding DUF2790 domain-containing protein — MKTLDALLAVSILSLSSLALAEGGGDRVYGRMIQNNQQAMAQYAAANGKAVAEIVHYEYGMKLDVKKVVSITPANKGCGVGPSRMTYEDSNGKLNTVEYRLLGDNCPNGG, encoded by the coding sequence ATGAAGACCCTTGATGCCTTGCTCGCCGTTTCGATCCTGTCCCTTTCTTCCCTTGCCTTGGCGGAAGGAGGAGGTGACCGGGTTTATGGCCGGATGATCCAGAACAATCAACAAGCCATGGCGCAATACGCCGCCGCAAACGGCAAAGCCGTCGCCGAAATCGTTCATTACGAATACGGCATGAAACTCGATGTAAAAAAAGTGGTGAGCATTACACCGGCCAATAAAGGCTGTGGTGTCGGACCGTCGCGCATGACTTACGAAGACTCGAACGGCAAGCTCAATACCGTGGAATACAGGCTCCTGGGTGATAACTGTCCGAATGGCGGCTGA